From Draconibacterium halophilum, one genomic window encodes:
- the proS gene encoding proline--tRNA ligase — protein MAKELTSRSENYSQWYQDLVIKADLAENSAVRGCMVIKPYGYAIWEKMQAELDRMFKETGHVNAYFPLFIPKSFFSKEAAHVEGFAKECAVVTHYRLKNDEENGGVIVDPDAKLEEELIVRPTSETIIWNTYKNWIQSYRDLPILCNQWANVVRWEMRTRLFLRTTEFLWQEGHTAHATKAEAIEETETIINLYANFAENFMAVPVIKGLKSANERFAGALETYSIEALMQDGKALQSGTSHFLGQNFAKAFDVKFANKEGKEDYVWATSWGVSTRLMGALIMAHSDDNGLVLPPKLAPFQVVIVPIYRKEEQLATITEKVDGIVAKLKARGISVKYDDRDTRKPGYKFAEHELKGVPVRLAIGPRDLENGTVEVARRDNLTKEVTPLENIEEYVEKLLEDIQQNIYQKAYDYRAENTRKVDTWEAFKEVLKTSGGFISAHWDGTSETEEAIKNETKATIRCMPLEYEEEEGVCIYSGKPSKRRVLFALAY, from the coding sequence ATGGCTAAAGAATTGACTTCGCGCAGCGAGAATTATTCACAATGGTACCAGGATTTGGTCATTAAAGCAGACCTTGCCGAGAACTCAGCGGTAAGGGGGTGTATGGTTATAAAGCCTTACGGCTATGCCATTTGGGAGAAAATGCAGGCCGAATTAGACCGTATGTTTAAAGAAACCGGACACGTTAATGCATACTTCCCGCTATTTATACCAAAATCTTTTTTTAGTAAAGAAGCTGCTCACGTTGAAGGATTTGCAAAAGAGTGTGCCGTAGTAACTCACTATCGTTTAAAAAACGACGAGGAAAATGGAGGAGTGATCGTTGATCCGGATGCAAAACTGGAAGAGGAATTGATTGTACGACCTACTTCTGAAACCATAATTTGGAATACGTATAAAAACTGGATTCAGTCGTACCGCGACTTGCCAATTCTTTGTAACCAGTGGGCAAATGTGGTGCGTTGGGAAATGCGTACCCGCCTGTTTTTGCGTACTACCGAGTTTTTGTGGCAGGAAGGTCACACTGCCCATGCTACAAAGGCGGAGGCAATTGAGGAAACTGAAACGATAATTAACCTTTATGCCAATTTTGCCGAGAATTTTATGGCTGTTCCGGTTATAAAAGGTTTAAAATCGGCCAACGAGCGTTTTGCCGGTGCTTTGGAAACTTACTCTATTGAAGCTTTAATGCAGGATGGGAAAGCATTACAATCGGGAACTTCGCATTTTCTGGGGCAGAATTTTGCCAAAGCTTTTGATGTTAAATTTGCAAATAAAGAGGGCAAAGAAGATTACGTTTGGGCAACATCATGGGGGGTTTCAACCCGCTTGATGGGAGCGTTAATTATGGCGCATTCTGACGATAATGGATTGGTGCTTCCTCCAAAACTGGCGCCTTTCCAGGTGGTTATAGTTCCTATTTATCGTAAAGAGGAGCAACTTGCAACTATTACCGAAAAGGTGGATGGAATTGTTGCTAAATTGAAAGCAAGAGGTATTTCCGTTAAATACGACGACCGCGATACACGCAAACCGGGTTATAAATTTGCAGAACATGAATTAAAAGGTGTTCCTGTGCGTTTGGCTATTGGACCACGCGACCTGGAAAACGGGACGGTGGAAGTTGCCCGTCGTGACAACCTGACAAAAGAAGTTACGCCACTTGAAAATATCGAAGAATACGTAGAAAAATTGCTGGAAGATATTCAGCAAAATATTTACCAGAAAGCCTATGATTACAGGGCCGAAAATACGCGAAAAGTGGATACCTGGGAAGCGTTTAAAGAGGTGTTGAAAACTTCCGGAGGTTTTATTTCGGCACACTGGGATGGCACTTCTGAAACCGAAGAAGCTATTAAAAACGAAACCAAGGCAACCATTCGTTGTATGCCGCTGGAATACGAAGAGGAAGAAGGTGTTTGTATATACTCAGGTAAACCTTCAAAACGCAGAGTTTTATTTGCACTGGCCTATTAA
- a CDS encoding OmpP1/FadL family transporter, whose protein sequence is MKKKISILFLVLFMPFFMQAQDLLDALRYSNIQVSGTARAGAMGNAFGALGGDFTSISINPAGLGVYRSSELTLTPKFTYGRMEANYMNTLMEDNKYNVALNNLSYVTVIPTASRSDVGLISVNLGIGYNRLKDFNSNSLMGASGVTSSFLDAWIENTNGENPYVDPTTYEFYDDLAIAEYGGTDLIYKEENSDIWKSDIQINPYDQNIENDPVAQRKSISRSGSIDEYNFAVGLNFNHKVYLGGTLGVTDIYYRESSTYEEWDDQNIIPNFESLQFDEYLRTTGTGYNFKFGIIYKPTNEIRLGASIHTPTFYDLHDFYHTEMYATINYTDGTQNQEALSPLSNFDYRLNTPLRATFSGAFVIAKKGLISVDYEYVDYSSAKLRNGDFSTANQEIKDAYKSVGNIRVGGELRATNNLSLRAGYEYYPTAYKSTAFGNDQFKADDKLNIYSAGLGYRFSSFTFDIAYRLTDIMEYELPYSSPVSGIYPVPEAAGFDGLTHDVMFTLGFKF, encoded by the coding sequence ATGAAAAAAAAAATTAGCATACTTTTTTTAGTCCTTTTTATGCCCTTTTTTATGCAGGCACAAGACTTGCTCGATGCACTTCGCTATTCCAACATCCAGGTATCAGGGACAGCACGTGCCGGAGCAATGGGTAATGCCTTTGGAGCTTTGGGCGGCGATTTTACTTCTATCAGTATTAATCCTGCCGGTCTGGGAGTTTACCGCTCGTCGGAACTTACCCTTACGCCAAAATTTACATACGGCAGAATGGAAGCGAATTACATGAATACGTTGATGGAAGATAACAAATACAACGTGGCCTTAAATAATTTGAGCTATGTAACTGTTATTCCAACAGCTTCGCGTAGCGATGTTGGCCTTATTAGCGTTAATCTTGGAATTGGCTATAACCGCCTGAAAGATTTTAACAGCAACTCGCTCATGGGAGCCTCTGGTGTAACAAGTTCTTTTCTGGATGCGTGGATTGAAAACACAAACGGTGAAAACCCATATGTAGATCCAACGACATATGAATTTTATGATGATTTGGCCATTGCCGAATATGGTGGTACCGATTTAATATATAAAGAAGAAAATTCAGATATTTGGAAAAGTGATATTCAAATAAATCCGTATGACCAGAATATAGAAAATGATCCGGTAGCACAACGCAAAAGTATATCACGTTCTGGTTCTATTGACGAATATAACTTTGCAGTTGGTTTAAATTTTAACCACAAAGTTTATTTAGGGGGAACATTGGGCGTTACCGATATTTATTACCGCGAATCGAGCACTTATGAAGAATGGGATGATCAGAATATAATTCCAAATTTTGAAAGTTTACAATTTGATGAATACCTGAGAACAACAGGAACAGGATACAATTTTAAATTTGGGATAATCTATAAACCGACAAACGAAATACGTTTGGGAGCATCAATCCACACACCAACTTTCTACGACTTGCACGATTTTTACCATACCGAAATGTATGCAACGATTAATTATACTGACGGCACACAAAACCAAGAGGCATTATCACCTTTAAGTAATTTCGACTATCGTTTAAATACACCTCTTCGTGCAACATTTAGTGGGGCTTTTGTTATTGCCAAAAAAGGATTGATCAGTGTTGATTATGAATATGTTGATTATTCTTCAGCCAAACTCAGAAACGGAGATTTCTCTACTGCTAATCAAGAAATTAAGGATGCCTATAAATCGGTAGGAAACATACGGGTAGGTGGCGAATTGCGTGCAACTAATAATTTAAGTTTGCGTGCCGGTTACGAATATTATCCGACTGCATATAAATCAACAGCATTTGGAAATGACCAATTTAAAGCCGACGATAAACTAAACATCTATTCAGCAGGATTGGGTTATCGTTTTAGCAGCTTTACCTTTGATATTGCTTACCGCTTAACCGATATTATGGAATATGAACTTCCTTACAGTTCTCCCGTTTCAGGTATTTACCCTGTACCTGAAGCAGCCGGTTTTGATGGTTTAACACATGATGTAATGTTTACCTTGGGATTTAAATTCTAG
- a CDS encoding LytR/AlgR family response regulator transcription factor, with the protein MEAQGDYVRFVTENQSLMVHGRFKDFIAQLPENRFARIHKSFVVSLVKVVYLEGNSVKLGDVKLPVSLSFKEAFITKLNA; encoded by the coding sequence ATGGAAGCACAGGGTGATTATGTGCGTTTTGTTACCGAAAATCAATCGTTGATGGTGCACGGGAGGTTTAAAGATTTTATTGCCCAGCTACCGGAGAACCGATTCGCCCGCATCCATAAATCATTTGTGGTTTCGCTTGTTAAGGTGGTTTATTTAGAAGGGAACAGCGTAAAACTCGGCGATGTAAAATTGCCGGTTAGTTTGAGTTTTAAAGAGGCTTTTATAACAAAACTAAATGCATAA
- a CDS encoding LytR/AlgR family response regulator transcription factor — protein sequence MAKTKMLNCIIIDDEPLSQDVIRDFVETCPELELIGVCNDALEAGQLLKQKDIDLLFLDINMPKLSGIGFVKSLKEPPLFILVTAYPEFALQGFEVDAVDYLLKPVSFERFRTAVNRALERFSSSTESTGQHLMVRANKRITGLISTK from the coding sequence ATGGCCAAAACAAAAATGTTAAACTGTATTATTATTGACGACGAGCCTTTATCGCAGGATGTAATCCGCGATTTTGTTGAGACCTGTCCTGAACTGGAGCTCATCGGAGTTTGTAATGATGCTTTGGAAGCCGGTCAGTTGTTAAAACAAAAAGACATCGACTTGCTGTTTTTAGATATAAACATGCCCAAATTAAGCGGAATTGGTTTTGTGAAAAGTTTAAAAGAACCGCCGCTGTTTATTTTGGTTACCGCCTATCCCGAATTTGCACTGCAAGGTTTTGAGGTTGATGCGGTGGACTATTTGCTCAAACCTGTTTCATTCGAAAGGTTTCGAACGGCGGTTAACCGGGCACTCGAACGATTTTCCTCAAGCACAGAAAGCACCGGGCAACATTTAATGGTGCGTGCCAATAAAAGGATTACCGGCTTAATTTCAACGAAATAA
- a CDS encoding sensor histidine kinase — protein sequence MNSYLKTTLGRLIKNRVLQHILFWCLSFLILMNVLKVSAEVKQIDLIYTAVFHLPIVCVVYLNLKLLFPLLWERGNYFNYAVAIIVAIAFGAGFYLLLFDSLIDYIFTGYYFIAYYSFWDISLFFAIYLFISSLLHLARGYFRAEELEKEKSQAELKALKSQINPHFLFNSLNSIYSLARKESKEVPEKIVQLSDLMRHIIYESDVDFIALEKEVEMLQNYIDMQNLRSGKNKIEINTIGDIKGRKIAPLLFLPFVENSFKHGMKGGANDAFVNIKVEVAGKVLHFEVENSKGKANDPLSAKYHGIGIENVKRRLEMIYPNQHKLRISDNKETFKVLLQVQLN from the coding sequence ATGAACAGCTACTTAAAAACTACACTAGGCCGGCTAATTAAAAACAGGGTGTTACAACATATCCTGTTTTGGTGTTTATCGTTTTTAATTCTGATGAATGTGTTAAAAGTGTCGGCCGAAGTTAAACAGATCGACCTTATTTACACGGCTGTATTTCACCTGCCTATTGTATGTGTGGTTTACCTTAATTTGAAATTGCTATTTCCTCTTCTTTGGGAGCGTGGCAATTATTTTAACTACGCTGTCGCCATAATTGTGGCGATTGCTTTTGGGGCTGGTTTTTATCTGTTGTTATTCGATAGCCTTATCGATTACATTTTCACAGGCTATTACTTTATTGCCTACTACAGCTTTTGGGACATTTCGTTATTTTTTGCCATTTACCTGTTTATATCCAGTTTATTGCACCTGGCGCGAGGATATTTCCGTGCCGAAGAACTGGAAAAGGAAAAGTCGCAGGCCGAGTTAAAAGCTTTGAAATCGCAGATCAATCCACATTTTTTATTCAATTCATTGAACAGCATTTATAGCCTTGCAAGAAAAGAATCGAAGGAAGTTCCTGAAAAAATTGTTCAGCTCAGCGATTTAATGCGTCATATTATTTACGAGTCGGATGTCGATTTTATCGCCTTGGAAAAAGAAGTGGAAATGCTGCAGAATTATATCGATATGCAGAATCTCCGGTCGGGGAAAAACAAAATTGAAATCAATACCATTGGCGATATAAAAGGTAGGAAGATAGCGCCTTTATTATTTCTTCCTTTTGTTGAGAACAGCTTTAAACACGGAATGAAAGGTGGTGCGAATGACGCCTTCGTGAACATTAAAGTTGAAGTTGCGGGTAAGGTTTTACATTTCGAGGTTGAAAATAGCAAAGGGAAGGCTAACGATCCGCTCTCGGCTAAATACCACGGCATTGGAATTGAAAACGTAAAAAGGCGTCTGGAAATGATCTATCCCAATCAACACAAGTTGAGGATTTCGGATAACAAAGAAACATTTAAAGTACTTTTACAGGTGCAATTGAATTAA
- the omp85 gene encoding Omp85 family outer membrane protein, whose amino-acid sequence MKRFLFLWTFLSVCLLSGAQEGVTKQGWSFGALPAVTFDTDLGFQYGGLINLFDYGDGSRYPKYDHSIYLEVSRFTKGSGINRFNYDSDKLIDGLRTSVDISYLSDRAYDFYGFNGYDAVVNKDWYDDEAAAYRTRMFYKYDRKLFRFKVDLRGDLAGEKIDWIGGFNLLNFKLDYVDIDKLNKNKDDDDLLPPHSEEPGLYEKYREWGIISDEDANGGFVPTVKAGVVYDTRDNRPNPMKGVWTEAVLLASPEFLGGEHSFTKLSLIHRQYFTIVPNDLSFAYRLAYQTTLTGNAPFYYQTQLITSVMKSATSEGLGGANSLRGILRNRVVGDAVFMGNVEARWKFARFQFINNNFYLGLNAFADFGRVTDKIDVTKENFFTTLENLPDAGRNQDYFDKGAEEMHYSFGLGFRVAMNENFIIRCDYGMAVDERDGDSGIYIGLNYLF is encoded by the coding sequence ATGAAACGTTTTCTGTTTTTATGGACATTTTTATCGGTTTGTTTACTGTCGGGAGCGCAAGAAGGTGTAACCAAACAAGGTTGGAGTTTTGGGGCATTGCCGGCCGTAACTTTCGATACCGACCTGGGATTTCAGTACGGAGGTTTAATTAACCTGTTTGATTATGGTGATGGAAGCCGATATCCTAAGTACGATCATAGCATTTATCTGGAGGTGTCGAGGTTTACCAAGGGAAGTGGCATAAACCGTTTTAACTACGATTCGGATAAACTGATTGATGGACTCCGAACTTCGGTTGATATTAGTTACCTAAGCGACAGAGCGTACGATTTTTATGGATTCAATGGTTACGATGCAGTTGTAAACAAAGACTGGTATGACGATGAAGCTGCCGCTTACAGAACACGCATGTTTTACAAATACGATCGGAAGTTGTTTCGTTTTAAGGTTGATTTGCGAGGAGACCTTGCCGGCGAAAAAATAGACTGGATTGGTGGATTCAACCTCCTGAACTTTAAACTGGATTACGTTGATATTGATAAACTAAATAAAAATAAGGACGATGATGATCTGTTGCCTCCTCATAGTGAAGAACCCGGACTATACGAGAAATATAGGGAGTGGGGAATTATTTCGGATGAGGATGCCAATGGTGGTTTTGTGCCAACTGTAAAAGCCGGTGTTGTTTACGACACACGTGATAATCGTCCTAACCCGATGAAAGGTGTGTGGACTGAAGCAGTTTTGCTTGCATCACCCGAGTTTTTGGGTGGCGAGCACAGTTTTACCAAATTGAGCTTAATTCACCGTCAGTATTTTACAATTGTACCTAACGATTTATCTTTTGCTTACCGCTTGGCGTACCAGACAACGCTTACCGGAAACGCACCGTTTTATTATCAAACACAATTAATTACATCGGTAATGAAAAGTGCTACCTCGGAAGGTTTGGGTGGTGCCAATTCATTACGTGGAATACTAAGAAACCGGGTAGTTGGCGATGCCGTTTTTATGGGAAATGTGGAGGCTCGCTGGAAATTTGCACGCTTTCAGTTTATCAATAACAACTTTTATTTGGGGTTGAATGCTTTTGCTGATTTTGGTCGTGTTACCGATAAAATTGACGTCACAAAGGAAAACTTTTTTACAACCCTGGAAAATTTACCAGATGCAGGTAGAAACCAGGATTATTTTGATAAAGGAGCGGAAGAAATGCACTATTCATTTGGTTTAGGCTTTCGCGTAGCGATGAACGAAAACTTTATAATTCGCTGCGATTACGGTATGGCCGTAGATGAACGCGATGGCGATTCCGGTATTTACATCGGACTTAATTACTTATTTTAA
- a CDS encoding Gfo/Idh/MocA family protein gives MKTNRRGFFKISGAAGAGMVAGGLSSCNQPQQEESALQYIKDAAVNTTPQQFNMCGYAAPKLDKVRVGFVGIGDRGSGAVKRMTYIDGVEITALCDIRQAAVDGAQKILNDAGLPKAKEFVGDENEFKKLCDSGLCDLVYTATPWEWHVPVGLAAMEGGAHAALEVSAAKTMDECWQMVETSERTKKHCVILENCCYDFFELLTLNMVRQGVFGDLIHGEGAYIHNLDYWHFNKPQDEKMTDGAYTKMWRLYENQRKANVYPTHGLGPICQAMNINRGDKMDYLTAMISEDFTLKKRIEEKAKEDPFFEKFVGMDMRGNMDMQMIRTNKGRTILIQHDISSPRPYSRIHMLSGTKCFAQKWPLQHIAFGHEVVDEAGMEELREKYEPEIIKRVGEMAKQVGGHGGMDFIMDWRLIDCLRNGLPVDMDVYDAAAWSSITPLSEWSIANGSKPIEVPDFTRGAWKTNNPLELTLAGGGTTKVRNLADANAEGQLNI, from the coding sequence ATGAAAACAAATCGCAGAGGCTTTTTTAAGATTTCCGGAGCTGCCGGAGCAGGAATGGTAGCCGGTGGGCTGTCATCGTGTAATCAGCCACAACAGGAAGAATCAGCCTTGCAGTACATTAAAGATGCGGCTGTAAACACCACTCCGCAACAGTTTAACATGTGTGGCTATGCCGCACCAAAGCTTGATAAAGTGCGTGTTGGTTTCGTGGGTATTGGCGACCGCGGATCGGGTGCTGTAAAACGTATGACCTACATTGATGGTGTTGAAATTACAGCATTGTGCGATATTCGGCAGGCTGCCGTTGATGGGGCTCAAAAAATTCTCAACGATGCCGGCTTGCCAAAAGCAAAAGAATTTGTTGGCGACGAAAATGAGTTTAAAAAACTTTGCGACAGCGGTCTTTGCGACCTGGTTTACACTGCCACTCCATGGGAATGGCATGTGCCGGTTGGGCTTGCGGCAATGGAAGGTGGCGCACATGCGGCACTTGAAGTTTCGGCAGCTAAAACAATGGACGAGTGCTGGCAAATGGTTGAAACATCGGAGCGTACAAAAAAACATTGTGTGATTCTTGAAAACTGCTGCTACGATTTTTTTGAGTTACTCACGCTGAACATGGTTCGTCAGGGGGTTTTTGGCGATTTAATTCACGGCGAAGGAGCTTATATCCACAATCTGGATTACTGGCATTTTAATAAGCCACAAGATGAGAAAATGACTGACGGCGCCTACACAAAAATGTGGCGTTTGTACGAAAATCAGCGAAAAGCCAATGTTTATCCAACACATGGTTTAGGACCAATTTGTCAGGCAATGAATATTAACCGCGGCGATAAAATGGATTACCTGACTGCAATGATTTCGGAAGATTTTACGCTAAAAAAGCGTATTGAAGAAAAAGCAAAGGAAGATCCGTTTTTTGAAAAATTTGTAGGAATGGATATGCGCGGCAATATGGATATGCAAATGATTCGTACCAACAAAGGCCGCACAATTCTTATTCAGCATGATATTTCTTCTCCCCGGCCCTATTCGCGTATTCACATGCTGAGCGGAACCAAGTGTTTTGCACAAAAATGGCCCTTGCAACACATTGCTTTTGGCCATGAAGTGGTTGACGAAGCCGGTATGGAAGAACTGCGCGAAAAATACGAACCGGAAATTATTAAACGAGTTGGCGAAATGGCGAAACAAGTTGGTGGCCACGGAGGGATGGACTTTATAATGGACTGGCGCCTGATTGATTGCCTACGCAACGGACTACCCGTTGATATGGATGTATACGACGCAGCAGCATGGAGCTCGATTACACCTTTAAGTGAGTGGTCGATAGCCAACGGTTCGAAACCCATTGAAGTGCCTGATTTTACACGTGGTGCATGGAAGACCAACAATCCGCTGGAACTGACATTGGCAGGAGGTGGAACAACCAAAGTTCGTAACCTTGCAGATGCAAATGCCGAGGGACAATTAAATATCTAA